From a single Fusobacterium pseudoperiodonticum genomic region:
- the pflA gene encoding pyruvate formate-lyase-activating protein, with protein MQGYINSFESFGTKDGPGIRFVVFMQGCPLRCLYCHNVDTWELKDKNYIYTPTEILAELNKVKAFLTGGITASGGEPLMQASFILELFKLCKENGIHTALDTSGFIFNDQAKKVLEYTDLVLLDIKHIDKDMYKKITSVDLEPTLKFIQYLQEINKPVWLRYVLLPGYTDDVKDLNDWAKYVSQFDVVKRVDILPFHQMAIYKWEKTNRDYKLKDVSTPTKEQIQKAEEIFKKYDLPLYKERS; from the coding sequence ATGCAAGGTTATATAAATTCATTTGAATCTTTTGGAACTAAAGATGGACCTGGAATAAGATTTGTAGTCTTTATGCAAGGTTGTCCTTTAAGATGCTTATATTGTCATAACGTAGATACATGGGAGTTAAAGGATAAAAACTATATTTATACTCCAACTGAAATTTTAGCTGAATTAAATAAGGTTAAAGCCTTTTTAACAGGAGGAATAACAGCTTCTGGTGGTGAACCACTTATGCAAGCCTCTTTTATATTAGAGCTTTTTAAATTATGTAAAGAAAATGGAATACATACTGCTCTTGATACCTCTGGTTTTATTTTTAATGATCAAGCAAAAAAAGTTTTGGAATACACAGATTTAGTTTTATTAGATATAAAACATATTGATAAAGATATGTATAAAAAAATTACCTCTGTTGACTTAGAGCCTACTCTTAAATTTATTCAATATCTTCAAGAAATTAATAAACCTGTTTGGTTAAGATATGTTCTTTTACCTGGTTATACTGATGATGTAAAAGACTTAAATGACTGGGCTAAATATGTTTCACAATTTGATGTAGTTAAGAGAGTAGATATTCTTCCATTTCATCAAATGGCTATTTACAAATGGGAGAAAACTAATAGAGATTATAAATTAAAAGATGTTTCTACTCCTACAAAAGAACAAATACAGAAAGCTGAGGAAATCTTTAAAAAATATGATTTACCTCTTTATAAAGAAAGAAGCTAG
- the pflB gene encoding formate C-acetyltransferase: MDAWRGFKSGDWQNNINVSDFIKHNYTEYKGDESFLEGPTENTKKLWDILSGMLKIEREKGIYDAETKIPSKIDAYGAGYIDKDLEKIVGLQTDAPLKRAIFPNGGLRMVENSLEAFGYKLDPTTKEIYEKYRKSHNAGVFSAYTPAIKAARHTGIITGLPDAYGRGRIIGDYRRVALYGVDRLIAERKREFDAYDPAEMTEDVIRDREEMFEQLEALKALKRMAAAYGFDIGRPAETAQEAVQWTYFGYLGAIKDQNGAAMSLGKTAGFLDVYIERDLKEGRITERDAQEFIDHFIMKLRIVRFLRTPEYDQLFSGDPVWVTESIGGMNNEGNSWVTKNAFRYLNTLYNLGTAPEPNLTILWSERLPENWKRFCSKVSIDTSSLQYENDDIMRPQFGEDYGIACCVSPMAIGKQMQFFGARANLPKALLYAINGGKDEIKKEQVTPAGEFEKITSEYLDFDEVWEKYDKMLTWLASTYVKALNIIHYMHDKYSYEALEMALHSLDIKRTEACGIAGLSIVADSLAAIKYGKVRVIRDEDGDAVDYVVEQPYVPFGNNDDRTDELAVKVVRTFMNKIRSHKMYRDAEPTQSVLTITSNVVYGKKTGNTPDGRRAGAPFGPGANPMHGRDTKGAVASLASVAKLPFEDANDGISYTFAITPETLGKTDDEKKNNLVGLLDGYFKQTGHHLNVNVFGRELLEDAMEHPENYPQLTIRVSGYAVNFIKLTKEQQLDVINRTISSKM, from the coding sequence ATGGATGCTTGGAGAGGTTTTAAAAGTGGTGATTGGCAAAATAATATCAATGTAAGTGATTTTATTAAACACAACTACACAGAGTATAAAGGAGATGAATCCTTCTTAGAAGGACCAACTGAAAATACTAAAAAACTTTGGGATATTTTAAGTGGTATGTTAAAAATCGAAAGAGAAAAAGGAATCTATGATGCTGAAACTAAAATTCCTTCTAAAATCGATGCTTATGGAGCTGGATATATAGATAAGGATTTAGAAAAAATAGTTGGTTTACAAACAGATGCACCTTTAAAAAGAGCTATATTCCCAAATGGTGGATTAAGAATGGTTGAAAATTCTTTAGAAGCTTTTGGATATAAGTTAGATCCAACTACTAAAGAAATATATGAAAAATATAGAAAAAGCCATAATGCTGGAGTTTTCTCTGCTTACACACCTGCAATTAAAGCTGCAAGACATACAGGAATCATAACTGGTCTTCCTGATGCTTACGGAAGAGGAAGAATCATAGGAGACTACAGAAGAGTTGCTCTTTATGGAGTAGATAGACTTATAGCAGAAAGAAAAAGAGAATTTGATGCTTATGATCCTGCTGAAATGACAGAAGATGTTATTAGAGATAGAGAAGAAATGTTTGAACAATTAGAAGCATTAAAAGCATTAAAAAGAATGGCTGCAGCATATGGTTTTGATATAGGAAGACCTGCTGAAACTGCTCAAGAAGCTGTTCAATGGACTTATTTTGGTTACTTAGGAGCTATTAAAGACCAAAATGGAGCTGCAATGAGTTTAGGAAAAACTGCTGGTTTCTTAGATGTATATATAGAAAGAGATTTAAAAGAAGGAAGAATCACTGAAAGAGATGCACAAGAATTTATAGATCACTTCATCATGAAACTTAGAATCGTTAGATTCTTAAGAACTCCTGAATATGATCAATTATTCTCTGGAGATCCAGTATGGGTTACTGAATCAATTGGTGGAATGAACAACGAAGGAAATTCTTGGGTAACTAAAAATGCTTTCAGATACTTAAATACATTATATAACTTAGGAACTGCTCCTGAACCAAACTTAACAATTTTATGGAGTGAAAGATTACCAGAAAATTGGAAAAGATTCTGTTCTAAAGTTTCAATAGATACATCTTCATTACAATATGAAAATGATGATATTATGAGACCTCAATTTGGAGAAGACTATGGAATAGCTTGTTGCGTGTCTCCTATGGCTATAGGAAAACAAATGCAATTCTTCGGAGCAAGAGCTAACTTACCTAAAGCATTACTATATGCTATAAACGGTGGTAAAGATGAAATAAAGAAAGAACAAGTTACACCAGCTGGAGAATTTGAAAAAATTACTTCTGAATACTTAGATTTTGATGAAGTTTGGGAAAAATATGACAAAATGTTAACTTGGTTAGCTTCTACTTATGTAAAAGCATTAAATATCATCCATTATATGCATGATAAATATTCTTATGAAGCTTTAGAAATGGCTTTACACTCATTAGATATTAAGAGAACTGAAGCATGTGGAATAGCTGGACTTTCAATAGTTGCTGACTCACTAGCTGCTATTAAATATGGTAAAGTAAGAGTAATAAGAGATGAAGATGGAGATGCTGTTGATTATGTTGTTGAACAACCATATGTTCCATTTGGAAATAATGATGATAGAACAGACGAATTAGCAGTTAAAGTTGTAAGAACATTTATGAATAAAATCAGAAGTCATAAAATGTATAGAGATGCTGAACCTACTCAATCAGTTCTTACAATAACTTCAAATGTTGTTTATGGTAAGAAGACAGGAAATACTCCTGATGGAAGAAGAGCAGGAGCTCCATTTGGACCAGGAGCAAACCCTATGCACGGAAGAGATACTAAAGGAGCAGTTGCTTCTCTAGCTTCAGTTGCAAAATTACCATTCGAAGATGCTAATGATGGAATTTCTTATACATTTGCTATAACTCCTGAAACACTAGGAAAAACTGATGATGAAAAGAAAAATAACTTAGTTGGACTTCTTGATGGATACTTTAAACAAACAGGTCACCACCTAAATGTTAACGTATTTGGAAGAGAGTTACTAGAAGATGCTATGGAACATCCTGAAAATTATCCACAACTTACAATAAGAGTTTCTGGATATGCAGTTAACTTCATTAAATTAACAAAAGAACAACAATTAGATGTTATAAACAGAACTATCAGTAGCAAAATGTAA
- a CDS encoding peptidyl-prolyl cis-trans isomerase encodes MEDDKVLHNILLKKAKEAEYSSFEIEQINLQTETLFIRYFLEREAAKVVEGTKIEDEVLKKIYDENKEFYTFPEKVKLDTIFIREQDKAEKLLKEVTVANFNEIKEKNDEKTDVTQKNVDDNFIFITDIHPAIAEEIFNENKKDVILANLVPVQEGFHIVYLKDKEDKRQATFEEAKETILNDVKRNLFGQAYNQLIADIANEKVTLETNETKEENQEK; translated from the coding sequence ATGGAAGACGATAAAGTATTACATAATATTCTATTAAAAAAAGCTAAGGAGGCAGAATATTCTAGTTTTGAAATTGAACAAATCAATTTACAGACTGAAACTCTTTTTATAAGATATTTCTTAGAAAGAGAAGCTGCTAAAGTTGTAGAAGGAACTAAAATTGAAGATGAAGTTTTAAAGAAAATCTATGATGAAAACAAGGAATTTTATACATTCCCTGAAAAAGTTAAACTAGATACTATCTTTATAAGAGAACAAGATAAGGCAGAAAAATTATTAAAAGAAGTTACTGTAGCTAATTTTAATGAAATTAAAGAAAAAAATGATGAAAAAACAGATGTAACACAAAAAAATGTTGATGATAATTTTATATTTATAACTGATATTCATCCAGCTATAGCTGAAGAAATTTTTAATGAAAACAAAAAAGATGTAATTTTAGCAAATTTAGTTCCAGTACAAGAAGGATTCCATATAGTTTACCTAAAAGATAAAGAAGATAAAAGACAAGCTACTTTTGAAGAAGCTAAAGAAACTATATTAAATGATGTTAAAAGAAATCTATTTGGACAAGCTTATAATCAATTAATAGCAGATATAGCTAACGAAAAAGTTACTCTTGAAACTAATGAAACTAAAGAAGAAAATCAAGAAAAATAA
- a CDS encoding adhesion protein FadA, whose amino-acid sequence MKKFLLLAVLAVSASAFAANTADLVGELQALDAEYQNLASQEEARFNEERAQADAARQALAQNEQVYNELSQRAQRLQAEANTRFYKSQYEELASKYEDALKKLEAEMEQQKQVISDFEKIQALRAGN is encoded by the coding sequence ATGAAAAAATTTTTATTATTAGCAGTATTAGCAGTATCTGCATCTGCATTCGCAGCAAACACAGCTGACTTAGTAGGAGAATTACAAGCTTTAGATGCTGAATATCAAAACTTAGCATCTCAAGAAGAAGCAAGATTCAATGAAGAAAGAGCACAAGCTGACGCTGCTAGACAAGCATTAGCTCAAAATGAACAAGTTTACAATGAACTATCTCAAAGAGCTCAAAGACTTCAAGCTGAAGCTAACACAAGATTCTATAAATCTCAATATGAAGAATTAGCTTCAAAATATGAAGATGCTTTAAAGAAATTAGAAGCTGAAATGGAACAACAAAAACAAGTTATTTCTGATTTCGAAAAAATTCAAGCTTTAAGAGCTGGTAACTAA
- a CDS encoding cell division protein FtsX → MYKLFGYGLKDIPYINRLKNRVFYIIVITIVSLNIFISFSLNLKKVSKETLINSFIIVDLQNNLDEEKRNDIEKYILTIDGVRSVRFMDKSESFKNLQNELNISIPEASNPLTDSLIVSVKSAELMNGVQELIEAREEVKEVYKDEPYLKQSQEQSDIIHIAQIGSAVFSFLTALVTIVIFNLGVAIEFLNNANTGLDYAENIKESKFKNLIPFSMASVVATLIFFNIYVFFRKYVTNANFDSSLLSLREIFLWHIGAIAILNFLVWLIPANLGRIEYEEEKDDDLDYEFYEEEIEDKKDEFYDEFEDDDI, encoded by the coding sequence ATGTATAAGTTATTTGGTTATGGATTAAAGGATATCCCATATATAAATAGATTGAAAAATAGGGTTTTTTACATTATAGTTATTACGATTGTCTCTTTAAATATTTTTATAAGTTTTTCATTGAACTTAAAAAAGGTATCTAAAGAAACTTTAATAAATTCATTTATAATAGTCGATTTACAAAATAATCTTGATGAAGAGAAAAGAAATGATATAGAAAAATATATACTGACTATAGATGGAGTTCGTTCAGTTAGATTTATGGATAAATCTGAAAGCTTTAAAAATTTACAAAATGAACTTAACATCTCAATACCTGAAGCAAGTAATCCACTTACAGACTCTTTAATAGTATCTGTAAAGAGTGCTGAGCTGATGAATGGGGTTCAAGAACTAATTGAAGCCAGAGAAGAAGTTAAAGAGGTTTATAAAGACGAACCTTATTTAAAACAATCTCAAGAACAAAGTGATATAATTCATATTGCTCAAATAGGTAGTGCTGTTTTTTCGTTTTTAACGGCTCTTGTAACTATAGTTATATTTAACTTAGGAGTAGCAATTGAATTTTTAAATAATGCAAATACAGGTCTAGATTATGCAGAAAATATTAAAGAATCTAAATTTAAAAATTTGATTCCTTTTTCAATGGCAAGTGTGGTAGCTACCTTAATATTTTTTAATATTTATGTGTTCTTTAGAAAATATGTAACAAATGCAAATTTTGATTCATCATTGTTATCTTTAAGAGAAATATTTTTATGGCATATAGGAGCAATAGCAATTTTAAATTTCTTAGTATGGTTAATTCCAGCTAATCTTGGAAGAATAGAATATGAAGAAGAAAAAGATGATGACCTAGACTATGAATTTTATGAAGAAGAAATTGAAGATAAGAAGGATGAATTTTATGATGAATTTGAAGATGACGACATTTAA
- a CDS encoding peptidoglycan DD-metalloendopeptidase family protein — MNLKMTTFNKLFLFFLISANVNSATVKDMNKRIKNIDQEIEQKNTRIKAIDTETSQIEKMIKDTEVEIEKMVQERKEIEEEITVVKKNIDYGRKNLEISEDEHDRKESEFIAKIIAWDKYSKVHRRDLPEKVILMKNYREVLYGDLQRMGYIEKVTGNIKESQDKIEAEKIKLDKLENQLKENARRMDAKKEEQNKLKEKLQVEKKGHQSSIEKLKKEKQRISKEIERIIIENARKAAEKAAREKAAREKAAREKATRERAEREKAIREKAAREKAAREKAAREKAAREKAAREKAAQEAEAKKNSAKPSENKPKTPTKPVEVPIVVDTSDIELEEKREIEKIREEEKQELREIKAAATVDMQKISNPEAYKRTGKTMKPLNGPIVVYFRQKKAGVVESNGIEIRGKVGNPIVAAKAGTVIYASNFEGLGKVVMIDYGGGMIGVYGNLLAIKVGYNSRVSAGQTIGVLGLSSEKEPNLYYELRANLRAIDPLPTF; from the coding sequence ATGAATTTGAAGATGACGACATTTAATAAATTATTCTTATTCTTTCTTATATCAGCCAATGTTAATTCAGCAACTGTAAAAGATATGAATAAAAGAATAAAGAATATAGATCAGGAAATTGAACAAAAGAATACAAGAATAAAGGCTATAGATACAGAAACTTCTCAAATCGAAAAAATGATAAAAGATACAGAAGTTGAAATTGAAAAAATGGTACAAGAAAGAAAAGAAATAGAAGAAGAAATAACTGTGGTTAAGAAGAATATTGACTATGGTAGAAAAAATCTTGAAATTTCTGAAGATGAGCATGATAGAAAAGAATCTGAATTTATTGCTAAAATAATTGCTTGGGATAAATATAGTAAAGTACATCGTAGAGATCTTCCAGAAAAAGTTATTCTTATGAAAAACTATAGGGAAGTTCTTTATGGGGACTTACAAAGAATGGGCTATATAGAAAAAGTCACAGGTAATATAAAAGAAAGCCAAGATAAAATAGAAGCTGAAAAAATTAAGTTAGATAAACTTGAAAATCAGCTAAAAGAAAATGCTAGAAGAATGGATGCCAAAAAAGAAGAACAAAATAAATTAAAAGAAAAACTTCAAGTAGAAAAGAAAGGGCATCAATCTTCTATTGAAAAATTAAAGAAAGAAAAACAAAGAATTTCTAAGGAAATTGAAAGAATAATAATAGAAAATGCTAGAAAAGCTGCTGAAAAAGCAGCAAGAGAAAAGGCTGCTCGTGAAAAAGCAGCAAGAGAAAAGGCTACTCGTGAAAGAGCTGAAAGAGAAAAAGCTATTCGTGAAAAAGCTGCAAGAGAAAAAGCTGCCCGTGAGAAGGCAGCAAGAGAGAAAGCTGCTCGTGAAAAAGCAGCAAGAGAAAAGGCTGCTCAAGAAGCAGAAGCTAAGAAGAATAGTGCTAAACCTTCTGAAAATAAACCTAAAACACCAACTAAACCAGTTGAAGTACCAATTGTAGTTGATACAAGTGATATTGAATTGGAAGAAAAGAGAGAAATAGAAAAAATAAGAGAAGAAGAAAAGCAAGAACTTAGAGAAATAAAAGCAGCTGCAACAGTTGATATGCAAAAAATTAGTAATCCTGAAGCATATAAGAGAACAGGAAAAACAATGAAGCCTTTAAATGGACCAATAGTAGTTTATTTTAGACAAAAGAAGGCAGGAGTTGTAGAAAGTAATGGTATAGAAATTAGAGGTAAAGTAGGGAATCCTATAGTAGCTGCAAAGGCAGGAACAGTTATCTATGCTAGCAACTTTGAAGGACTAGGAAAGGTTGTTATGATAGACTACGGTGGAGGAATGATAGGAGTATATGGAAACTTACTAGCAATAAAGGTTGGATATAATTCAAGAGTAAGTGCTGGACAAACAATAGGGGTTCTAGGGCTATCTAGTGAAAAAGAACCTAATCTATACTATGAATTGAGAGCGAATTTAAGGGCAATAGACCCATTACCAACATTTTAA
- a CDS encoding NAD(+)/NADH kinase translates to MIKLSIIYNSEKESAINIYKELLEFLKNKKEFEILDEENLHKASYIVTIGGDGTLLRAFRNIKNKKAKIIAINSGTLGYLTEIRKDMYKEIFENILKNKVNIEERFFFMVNIGNRRYKALNEVFLTRDTIKRNIVASEIYVNDKFLGKFKGDGVIISTPTGSTAYSLSAGGPIVTPEQKLFIITPIAPHNLNTRPIILSGDVKLVLTLSEPSQLGLVNIDGHTHKTIKLEDKVEIFYSKESLKIVIPEARNYYDVLREKLKWGENLC, encoded by the coding sequence ATGATAAAATTAAGTATTATTTACAACAGTGAAAAAGAAAGTGCTATAAATATATACAAAGAACTTTTAGAATTTTTAAAAAATAAAAAAGAGTTTGAAATACTGGACGAAGAAAATCTACATAAGGCAAGTTATATAGTTACTATAGGTGGAGATGGAACTTTACTAAGAGCTTTTAGAAATATAAAGAATAAAAAAGCTAAGATTATTGCTATAAATTCAGGAACTCTAGGTTATTTGACAGAAATTAGAAAAGATATGTATAAAGAAATCTTTGAAAATATTTTAAAAAATAAAGTTAATATAGAGGAAAGATTTTTCTTTATGGTAAATATAGGAAATAGAAGATATAAAGCTTTAAATGAAGTGTTCTTAACAAGAGATACTATAAAAAGAAATATAGTTGCCTCTGAAATCTATGTAAATGACAAGTTTTTAGGAAAATTTAAAGGAGATGGAGTGATTATTTCAACTCCTACTGGTTCAACTGCATACTCGCTTTCAGCTGGTGGACCAATAGTTACTCCGGAGCAGAAGTTATTTATTATAACTCCAATAGCTCCACATAATCTAAATACAAGACCTATAATTTTATCAGGAGATGTAAAGCTAGTTTTAACTCTTTCAGAACCTAGTCAGCTTGGTTTAGTTAACATAGATGGGCATACTCATAAAACAATAAAATTAGAGGATAAAGTAGAAATATTTTACTCAAAAGAAAGTTTAAAAATAGTTATACCCGAAGCAAGAAATTATTATGATGTTTTAAGAGAAAAACTTAAATGGGGAGAAAATTTATGCTAA
- the recN gene encoding DNA repair protein RecN, giving the protein MGRKFMLRELKIENLAIIDELDIEFEKGFIVLTGETGAGKSIILSGINLLIGEKASVDMIRDGEENLVAQGVFDIDEEQKKKLEAMGIDTDGDEIIIRRYYNRNGKARAFVNNVRITLADLKEIASTLVDIVGQHSHQMLLNRNNHIKLLDSFLSKEDKDIKEKLSTLLSQHREIKSKIEKIESDKKETLEKKEFYEYQLEEIEKLKLKDGEDEILEAEYKKVFNAEKIREKVYESLEYLKYDDDSALGFILESIRNIEYLGKYDERYLELAKRMESAYYELEDCVGEIEDISKNIEVTESDLDKIAGRMNTLKRIKEKYKRTLAELIEYREDLKEKLSDMNSGDFKTRELQKELDKIKAEYDKLAEKLSESRKEIALKIEDELLNELKFLNMEDAKLKVQMNKIDRMTNDGYDEIEFFISTNVGQDLKPLNKIASGGEVSRVMLALKVIFSKVDNIPILIFDEIDTGIGGETVRKIALKLKEIGDSTQIISITHSPVIASKASQQFYIEKYVENSKTISRVKKLSANERIKEIGRMLVGEKINDEVLEIANKMLNEG; this is encoded by the coding sequence ATGGGGAGAAAATTTATGCTAAGAGAACTAAAAATTGAAAATTTAGCTATTATAGATGAGTTAGATATTGAGTTTGAGAAAGGTTTTATAGTTTTAACTGGAGAAACTGGTGCAGGGAAATCAATAATCCTAAGTGGTATCAATTTACTTATTGGTGAAAAAGCCAGCGTTGATATGATTAGAGATGGAGAAGAAAATCTCGTTGCACAAGGTGTTTTTGACATTGATGAAGAACAAAAGAAAAAATTAGAAGCCATGGGTATAGATACCGATGGTGATGAGATTATAATAAGAAGATATTATAATAGAAATGGGAAAGCTAGAGCCTTTGTAAATAATGTCAGAATAACTTTAGCAGATTTAAAAGAGATTGCTTCAACTCTTGTGGATATAGTTGGACAACATTCCCACCAAATGCTATTAAATAGAAATAATCATATAAAACTTCTAGATAGTTTTTTATCTAAAGAAGATAAAGATATAAAAGAAAAATTATCGACTCTATTATCTCAACATAGAGAAATTAAATCTAAAATTGAAAAAATAGAAAGCGATAAAAAGGAAACTTTAGAGAAAAAAGAATTTTATGAATATCAACTTGAAGAGATTGAAAAATTGAAATTAAAAGATGGAGAAGATGAAATCTTAGAGGCTGAGTATAAGAAAGTATTCAATGCAGAGAAAATAAGAGAAAAAGTTTATGAAAGCTTAGAATATTTAAAATATGATGATGATTCAGCTTTAGGTTTTATTCTTGAATCTATCAGAAACATAGAATATCTTGGTAAATATGATGAAAGATATCTAGAACTAGCTAAGAGAATGGAAAGTGCTTACTATGAGCTAGAAGATTGTGTTGGAGAAATTGAAGATATTTCTAAAAATATAGAAGTCACTGAAAGTGATTTAGATAAAATTGCTGGAAGAATGAATACTTTAAAAAGAATCAAAGAAAAGTATAAAAGAACTCTAGCAGAACTTATTGAATACAGAGAAGATTTAAAAGAGAAACTATCAGATATGAATAGTGGAGATTTTAAAACTAGAGAATTACAAAAAGAGCTAGACAAAATTAAAGCTGAATATGATAAGTTAGCTGAAAAACTTTCAGAGTCAAGAAAAGAAATTGCTTTAAAAATAGAAGATGAATTATTGAATGAATTAAAGTTTTTAAATATGGAAGATGCAAAATTAAAGGTACAGATGAATAAAATTGATAGAATGACTAATGATGGTTATGATGAAATTGAATTTTTTATCTCAACTAATGTTGGGCAAGATTTAAAACCTTTAAATAAAATAGCATCTGGTGGAGAAGTCAGTCGTGTGATGTTAGCACTTAAAGTTATTTTCTCTAAGGTTGATAATATTCCAATTTTAATTTTTGATGAAATTGATACAGGTATTGGTGGAGAAACAGTTAGAAAAATTGCTTTAAAACTTAAGGAAATTGGAGATAGTACTCAAATTATTTCCATTACTCACTCTCCTGTTATAGCTTCTAAAGCAAGTCAACAATTCTATATAGAAAAATATGTAGAGAATTCTAAAACTATAAGTAGAGTTAAAAAATTATCTGCCAATGAAAGAATAAAAGAAATAGGAAGAATGTTAGTGGGAGAAAAGATAAATGACGAAGTTTTAGAAATTGCTAATAAAATGTTAAATGAGGGCTAA
- a CDS encoding site-specific integrase, translating to MDILEKYIENLVIKKNLLQSSVEAYKLDINEYLSFLENKEKDIFNSNEDLFIEYFKEIEDKYSVASFKRKYSTIRNFYKFLLKNRYIDKIFEYKLTKKTNDKVSKENRTEVFKKNEYEAYINSLSDNFNEVRLKLISRMIAEAKISLINIFEIEIKDLLKYNFEKIIVFRNSKIVTYEISTEISKELKEYYEKYAIEKRYLFGSYKKSSLISDLKRYNLDFKTLKNCLQEDEEEINKKIREIYFKIGIGDN from the coding sequence GTGGATATTTTAGAAAAATACATAGAAAATTTAGTAATTAAAAAAAATTTATTACAATCTAGTGTGGAAGCTTATAAGCTGGATATAAATGAATATCTTTCTTTTTTAGAGAATAAAGAAAAAGATATATTTAATTCAAATGAGGACTTATTTATTGAGTATTTTAAAGAAATAGAAGATAAATATAGTGTGGCTAGTTTTAAAAGAAAATATAGTACAATTAGAAACTTTTATAAATTTCTTTTAAAAAATAGATATATAGATAAAATTTTTGAATACAAACTTACAAAAAAAACAAATGATAAAGTATCTAAAGAGAATAGAACAGAAGTATTTAAAAAAAATGAATATGAAGCTTATATAAATTCTCTCTCAGATAATTTTAATGAAGTTAGATTGAAGCTAATTTCAAGAATGATAGCAGAAGCTAAGATAAGTCTTATTAATATCTTTGAAATTGAAATTAAAGATTTGCTTAAATATAATTTTGAAAAAATTATAGTTTTTAGAAATTCTAAGATAGTTACTTATGAAATAAGTACTGAAATATCTAAGGAATTAAAAGAATACTATGAGAAATATGCCATAGAAAAAAGATATCTATTTGGCTCATATAAAAAGTCAAGCTTAATTTCAGACTTGAAAAGATACAATTTAGATTTTAAAACTTTAAAAAACTGTCTTCAGGAAGATGAAGAAGAAATAAATAAAAAAATAAGAGAGATCTATTTTAAAATAGGAATAGGAGATAATTAA